A region of Solanum dulcamara chromosome 7, daSolDulc1.2, whole genome shotgun sequence DNA encodes the following proteins:
- the LOC129896811 gene encoding uncharacterized protein LOC129896811 has product MEVSGKDQSSVSANAKRSSSATKLLRYPLRSGTKTKEEKPPLTDSSNSSVPRRGRPASSVSKSIGVLDLGKEKSAAKPPRRLSIQAKSSASPASRAVGTITPISEARAKRSVINQGKTNTPLSAVAKSSNGKEINRLFSAFYWLSQIKLSESAVKHSISLGFFKLALEADCEPLQRLRDELKSYVQRHSLVDLGEPVKQLFESYNISHDFEQLQVSETCSHAPEDGTPSSDDEMHSSSSVAGTEKSEPEVLNKDATETCQVTEPTKETSSVAGTEILEPEVLNKDAIETCQVAEPTKEASSRKEIATKNRRSVNKIATTPKSTEVSGTIKKKLENPKQKPNKGKRQGKKSAGVEGPANAGTAKIVLPEDKENMDAPQSEEINVTEV; this is encoded by the exons ATGGAAGTCTCCGGCAAAGATCAATCTTCTGTTTCTG CGAATGCAAAGCGATCATCATCAGCAACGAAGCTTCTTCGATATCCACTGCGATCGGGCACTAAGACCAAGGAGGAGAAGCCTCCTCTGACTGATTCTTCCAACTCATCGGTTCCCAGAAG GGGAAGACCTGCCTCAAGTGTTAGTAAGAGTATTGGCGTCCTTGATCTCGGTAAGGAGAAGTCTGCTGCTAAACCTCCAAGAAGGCTGTCTATTCAGGCTAAGTCAAGTGCCAGCCCTGCCTCAAGAGCAGTAGGCACTATCACTCCTATTTCTGAGGCTAGAGCTAAGAGATCCGTGATCAACCAGGGGAAAACTAATACACCGCTTTCAGCAGTTGCAAAGTCATCAAATGGAAAGGAAATCAATCGTCTATTCTCTGCATTCTATTGGCTATCCCAGATTAAGCTCTCTGAATCTGCTGTTAAGCATTCAATATCTCTTGGGTTTTTCAAACTTGCTCTGGAAGCTGACTGTGAG CCGCTTCAACGTTTGAGGGATGAGCTGAAATCCTATGTGCAACGTCATAGCCTTGTAGATCTCGGGGAGCCAGTGAAACAATTGTTTGAAAGCTACAATATTTCTCATGATTTTGAGCAGTTGCAAGTATCTGAGACTTGTTCCCATGCACCCGAAGATGGGACACCTTCATCTGATGATGAAATGCATAGCTCTTCATCTGTTGCTGGTACTGAGAAATCAGAACCTGAAGTCTTGAACAAAGATGCTACTGAAACTTGTCAAGTGACAGAACCAACTAAGGAGACTTCATCTGTTGCTGGCACTGAGATACTGGAACCTGAAGTCTTGAACAAAGATGCTATTGAAACTTGTCAAGTGGCAGAACCAACTAAGGAGGCTTCATCAAGGAAAGAAATTGCAACTAAGAACCGTAGATCTGTAAATAAGATTGCTacaactccaaaatctacaGAGGTTTCTGGTACCATAAAAAAGAAACTTGAAAATCCTAAGCAAAAACCAAATAAGGGGAAAAGACAGGGAAAGAAATCTGCTGGAGTAGAAG GTCCTGCTAATGCTGGCACTGCAAAGATAGTCCTTCCAGAAGACAAAGAGAATATG GATGCTCCACAGTCAGAAGAGATCAATGTTACAGAAGTTTAA